In Actinoplanes sp. NBC_00393, a single genomic region encodes these proteins:
- a CDS encoding transposase: MPRPSKYSEDFRRDAVELVRSAGRTIRDVGRELGVNHETLRGWVNAAKRAEEQRAGHRGTDDGELSGAERDELRRLRRKVAELETEKEILRKAAAYFAKEMGR; encoded by the coding sequence GTGCCCCGCCCTTCGAAGTATTCCGAGGATTTCCGTCGGGACGCGGTCGAGCTGGTCCGTTCTGCGGGCCGCACGATCCGTGACGTCGGCCGTGAGCTCGGTGTCAACCATGAGACCCTGCGCGGCTGGGTCAACGCCGCGAAACGTGCCGAGGAGCAGCGTGCCGGCCACCGCGGTACGGACGACGGCGAGCTGAGCGGCGCCGAGCGAGACGAGTTGCGCCGGCTGCGGCGCAAGGTCGCCGAGCTGGAGACGGAGAAGGAGATCCTGCGGAAAGCGGCCGCCTATTTTGCGAAGGAGATGGGTCGTTGA
- a CDS encoding transglycosylase family protein: protein MTASVTGAGIMLVGATPAQAARQVNWDVLAKCESGGRWHINTGNGYYGGLQFSRSTWLANGGGKYAPTANRATKAEQIKIAEKLYKKRGLKPWPTCGKKPGVYKTTKTVKKKKSTAKATGKTYVIRSGDTLAKIAKRYHVKGGWRTLYNLNKDRLDSPSLIFPGQRIRL, encoded by the coding sequence ATGACCGCGAGCGTAACCGGAGCCGGCATCATGCTCGTCGGCGCTACCCCGGCACAAGCCGCCCGCCAGGTGAACTGGGACGTGCTCGCCAAGTGCGAGTCCGGCGGCAGATGGCACATCAACACCGGCAACGGGTACTACGGCGGCCTGCAGTTCAGCCGCAGCACATGGCTCGCGAACGGCGGCGGCAAGTACGCCCCGACCGCCAACCGGGCCACCAAGGCCGAACAGATCAAGATCGCCGAGAAGCTCTACAAGAAGCGCGGCCTCAAGCCGTGGCCGACGTGCGGAAAGAAGCCCGGCGTCTACAAGACCACCAAGACGGTCAAGAAGAAGAAGTCCACCGCCAAGGCGACCGGCAAGACGTACGTGATCCGCTCCGGCGACACCCTCGCCAAGATCGCGAAGCGCTACCACGTCAAGGGCGGCTGGCGAACGCTCTACAACCTGAACAAGGACCGCCTGGACAGCCCCAGCCTGATCTTCCCGGGCCAGCGCATCCGCCTCTGA